CGGTGACCGTGGCCGGGAGGCCCATCGGGAGGACGGGGTCGACGATCGCCACGTTCGGGGTCAGCGCGTAGTCCGCGAGGGGGTACTTCTGGGCGGCCGCCGGGTCGGAGATGACCGCGAAGGGGGTGACTTCCGAGCCGGTGCCCGAGGTGGTCGGGATCGCGACCAGCTGCGCCTTCTCGCCCAGGGAGGGGAAGGTGTAGGCGCGCTTGCGGATGTCGAAGAACTTCTCCTTCGTGTCCGCGAACTCGATCTCGGGGTGCTCGTACATCAGCCACATGATCTTGGCCGCGTCCATGGCCGAGCCGCCGCCGAGCGCGATGATCGTGTCGGGCTCGAAGTCCCGCATCATCGCGGCACCGGCCTGCACGGTGGCCAGCTCGGGGTTGGGCTCGACGTTGTCGATGACCTGGAGGACGACCTTGGACTCGCGGCCGCCCAGGATGTCGGTGACCTTCTGTACGAAGCCGAGCTTCCCCATGGTCTTGTCGGTGACCACCGTGACGCGCTTCAGCCCGTCCATCTCGCCGAGGTAGCGGATGGAGTTGCGCTCGAAGTAGATCTTCGGCGGGACCTTGAACCACTGCATGTTGGTGTTGCGCCGTCCGATCCGCTTGATGTTGACGAGGTTGACCGCGGTGACGTTGTTGGAGACCGAGTTGTGGCCGTACGAGCCGCAGCCGAGGGTCAGCGAGGGGAGGAAGGAGTTGTAGACGTCGCCGATGCCGCCGAAGGTGGAGGGGGCGTTGACGATGACGCGGATCGCCTTGACGCGCCTGCCGAACTCCTCCGCCAGGCCCTCGTCCTCGGTGTGGATGGCGGCGCTGTGCCCGAGTCCGTTGAACTCGACCATCTGCGCGGAGAGTTGGAGGCCCTGCTCGGTGGAGCCGGCCTTGAGGGCGGCGAGGATCGGGGAGAGCTTCTCGCGGGTCAGCGGCTCGTTGTCGCCGACCTCGGCGCATTCGGCGACGAGGATCGCGGTGCCGTCGGGGACCTCGAAGCCGGCCTGTTCGGCGATCCACTGGGGGGACTTGCCGACGACGGCGGCGTTCAGCTTGCCGCCCGCGCAGTCCGCGGCGAAGGCCGTGGTGCCGAAGACGTACTCCTCCAGCTTGGTCTTCTCGGCGGCGGTGACGACGTACGCGCCGAGGCGCTGCAGCTCCGCGATGCCCTGCTCGTACACCTCGGTGTCGAAGATGACGGCCTGCTCGGAGGCGCAGATCATGCCGTTGTCGAAGGACTTGGAGAGCACGATGTCGTGGACGGCGCGCTGCAGTTTGCCGCTCTTGGTGACGTACGCGGGGACGTTGCCCGCACCGACGCCGAGCG
The sequence above is drawn from the Streptomyces sp. NBC_01465 genome and encodes:
- the adhE gene encoding bifunctional acetaldehyde-CoA/alcohol dehydrogenase, which encodes MEANTMVDGLVEGALDALGRFESFTQEQVDHIVKKASLAALSQHGELARLAVEETGRGLFEDKAVKNLFACEHVTHSMAGLKTVGVINRDELNGITEIAEPVGVICAMTPVTNPTSTTVFKALIALKTRNPIVFAFHPSAQKCSSEAARIVRDAAVAAGAPEHCVQWIEEPSMEATGLLMNHEGVSTILATGGNAMVKAAYSCGKPALGVGAGNVPAYVTKSGKLQRAVHDIVLSKSFDNGMICASEQAVIFDTEVYEQGIAELQRLGAYVVTAAEKTKLEEYVFGTTAFAADCAGGKLNAAVVGKSPQWIAEQAGFEVPDGTAILVAECAEVGDNEPLTREKLSPILAALKAGSTEQGLQLSAQMVEFNGLGHSAAIHTEDEGLAEEFGRRVKAIRVIVNAPSTFGGIGDVYNSFLPSLTLGCGSYGHNSVSNNVTAVNLVNIKRIGRRNTNMQWFKVPPKIYFERNSIRYLGEMDGLKRVTVVTDKTMGKLGFVQKVTDILGGRESKVVLQVIDNVEPNPELATVQAGAAMMRDFEPDTIIALGGGSAMDAAKIMWLMYEHPEIEFADTKEKFFDIRKRAYTFPSLGEKAQLVAIPTTSGTGSEVTPFAVISDPAAAQKYPLADYALTPNVAIVDPVLPMGLPATVTADSGFDALTHATEAYVSVYANDYTDGLCLQAIKLIFENLERCVVDGANDPEAREKMHNASTVAGMAFANAFLGLVHAMAHTLGNTFHVAHGRTNALLLPHVVRHNGQVSGKATPWPKAEVYRAPERFQEIAKTLGLKASTPEEGVESYARAIEELRVKCGIPASFQEEGVDEAAFIEALPQQAMNAYADQCAPANPRMPMIDDMKQLMTRAYYGK